The Acidobacteriota bacterium genome has a segment encoding these proteins:
- a CDS encoding amylo-alpha-1,6-glucosidase, with amino-acid sequence MSERGAAPGPLSFRFGPDVLHDIGAAHGKEWLVTNGIGGFASSSVIGLNTRRYHGLLVASLHPPVQRRILVSSVDETVILGERSFELGVHQYPGVIHPQGHVYLTSFDFKFHPLFSYEVGGAPLTKAIWMEHGRNTTFIRYAWHGKESLRIRLRPMLNDRDYHGMQRASDDPDRYLIRREEFHLDVRSSPDAVPYFVAWSQGSFHPESDWYYRTEYALERERGLDFQEDLFSPGFIETDLSPGTPLFLRLSTDTPVPPFELGGEAPASLVTFVRRKEELLAHQAGALSPERARLVLSADEHIVKRESTRSETVIAGYPWFTDWGRDTMIALPGLALATGRYDEAKAVLRTFASFIDRGMIPNLFPDGGQPPEFNSADGTLWFVVALHKYFEKTGDLAFLEEISPRLDEIASEHIKGTRFGIRVAADGLLAAGGPGTQLTWMDAKVGDKVITPRFGKPVEVNALWINVLFILERFKSRLKKAPSLPLDPRQTRREFVRRFWNPEEKCLYDVVDGPNKDATIRPNQIFAAALPFPLLSRTRARHMLASVKKHLLTPLGLRTLDRNHPDYRPRYRGDPVERDSAYHQGTAWPWLIGPYLQAYAYAYGKPRPTGRVLRHQIAPLFRHLSEAGLGHISEVVDGDSPHAPGGCFAQAWSVGTLLEALDTFEPGTRS; translated from the coding sequence ATGAGCGAACGCGGCGCCGCGCCGGGCCCGCTTTCCTTCCGGTTCGGACCGGACGTCCTTCACGACATCGGCGCCGCACATGGTAAGGAATGGCTGGTCACGAACGGCATCGGGGGTTTTGCCTCCTCGTCCGTGATCGGGCTGAACACGCGCCGCTATCATGGCCTCCTCGTGGCCTCCCTGCACCCGCCGGTCCAGAGACGCATCCTCGTGAGTTCCGTCGATGAGACGGTCATTCTCGGGGAGAGGTCGTTCGAGCTCGGCGTCCACCAGTATCCCGGCGTGATCCATCCCCAAGGACACGTCTATCTCACTTCTTTCGATTTCAAATTCCATCCTCTTTTTTCCTACGAGGTGGGTGGAGCCCCCCTGACGAAAGCCATCTGGATGGAGCACGGCAGGAACACGACGTTCATCCGATATGCATGGCATGGGAAAGAGAGTCTCCGAATACGCCTTCGTCCCATGCTGAACGACCGGGATTATCACGGGATGCAGCGAGCTTCGGATGACCCGGATCGTTACTTGATCCGCCGAGAAGAATTCCATTTGGACGTTCGATCCTCCCCCGACGCCGTTCCCTATTTTGTCGCTTGGTCCCAGGGATCGTTCCATCCCGAAAGCGACTGGTACTACCGCACGGAATATGCCTTGGAGCGGGAGCGGGGGCTCGATTTCCAGGAGGACCTTTTCAGCCCCGGCTTCATTGAGACGGACCTTTCGCCCGGCACTCCGCTTTTCCTGAGGCTTTCGACGGACACGCCGGTCCCTCCGTTCGAGCTGGGGGGAGAGGCGCCTGCAAGCCTCGTAACGTTCGTGAGGAGGAAAGAGGAGTTATTGGCCCATCAAGCCGGGGCCCTGTCCCCCGAACGGGCTCGGCTCGTCCTCTCCGCCGACGAGCACATCGTGAAGCGTGAATCCACCCGGTCCGAGACGGTCATCGCCGGCTACCCCTGGTTCACGGACTGGGGCAGGGACACGATGATCGCCTTGCCCGGCTTGGCCCTGGCCACGGGCCGGTATGACGAGGCCAAGGCTGTCCTGAGGACCTTCGCTTCGTTCATCGACCGGGGGATGATCCCCAATCTTTTTCCGGACGGAGGGCAACCACCGGAATTCAATTCGGCGGATGGGACCCTGTGGTTCGTCGTCGCTCTTCACAAGTACTTCGAAAAAACCGGAGATCTAGCCTTCCTGGAGGAGATATCCCCCCGGCTGGACGAGATCGCCTCGGAACACATCAAAGGGACGAGATTCGGGATCAGGGTCGCCGCGGACGGTCTGCTTGCGGCGGGCGGGCCGGGAACACAGCTGACCTGGATGGACGCCAAGGTCGGCGACAAGGTGATCACCCCGCGCTTCGGTAAGCCGGTCGAGGTCAACGCCCTGTGGATCAACGTCCTCTTCATTCTCGAGCGGTTCAAGAGCCGGCTGAAGAAGGCTCCGTCCCTCCCTCTCGACCCGCGACAAACGCGCCGGGAATTCGTCCGCCGGTTCTGGAATCCCGAAGAGAAATGCCTTTACGATGTCGTCGACGGCCCGAACAAGGACGCGACCATCCGGCCCAACCAGATCTTCGCCGCGGCCCTGCCTTTTCCTCTGCTGAGCCGGACGCGGGCGCGTCACATGCTCGCCTCCGTCAAAAAGCACCTCCTGACGCCTCTGGGGCTGAGGACTCTTGACCGAAACCATCCGGATTATCGGCCCCGCTATCGTGGGGACCCCGTTGAGAGAGATTCCGCTTATCATCAGGGCACGGCCTGGCCGTGGTTGATCGGGCCTTATCTTCAGGCCTATGCCTATGCCTACGGAAAGCCCCGCCCCACGGGGCGCGTCTTGCGCCATCAGATCGCCCCCCTGTTCCGGCATCTGTCCGAAGCCGGCCTCGGCCATATCTCGGAGGTCGTGGACGGCGATTCGCCGCACGCGCCCGGCGGTTGCTTCGCCCAAGCCTGGTCTGTGGGGACCCTTCTCGAGGCGCTGGACACATTTGAGCCGGGAACGCGATCTTAA
- a CDS encoding glucosidase produces the protein MAEGKAGGAERKRLADNNEHRVFWKKWGPYLSERQWGTVREDYSENGTAWEDFPHDHARSRAYRWGEDGIAGISDINQDLCFALALWNGQDEILKERLFGLTGNEGNHGEDVKELYYYLDNTPTHSYMKYLYKYPHERFPYEELRAENRRRSKTEPEYELLDTGLFDHNAYFDVFVEYAKREFDDMFIKIAVFNRGAEAAEITVLPTLWFRNTWSFGKIKKKPSIREIPAGGNVRALRAEHETLGRTFLFGQSADDVLFTENETNYERLFGVNNPSPRTKDAFHSIIVHGQPPNPPDSKEGTKAAFVYRLTVPAGGDRTIWLRFAAQNSEDDPFHDTEAVLKARLSEADAFYAPFVPPGAGPDAALVQRQAFAGLLWSKQYYNYEIETWLRGDPGQPRPPESRKRGRNADWPYLFNRDVISMPDKWEYPWYATWDLAFHCVSLALIDPHDAKRQLILFLREWYMHPNGQLPAYEWALGDVNPPVHAWACLRVYEIEREMTGRGDVAFLKRTFHKLLLNFTWWVNRKDLEGRNIFQGGFLGLDNIGIFDRSRPLPTGGHLEQADATGWMAMYALNMMVIALEIAATDPAYEDVASKFFEHFAHIAEAFNSWGGEDRVRLWNEEDGFFYDAVHSDDGRSIELKIRSLVGIIPLYAVAVMDSSILTKFPGFAKRLRWFRENRKALDKSLVVEEISGVETILFSLLKRDHLARILKRVLDEKEFLAPGGIRSLSKEHRDRPFSLSLPGGRFSIPYEPGESTSSLFGGNSNWRGPIWMPTNYLLIESLKLFGHYFGDSFQVECPTGSGQTAELGEVARRLAHRLCSIFFEDDKGRRPIHGRETRYADDPYFRNLVLFYEHFHGDTCRGIGASHQTGWTALIANLIKETG, from the coding sequence ATGGCCGAAGGAAAAGCTGGGGGAGCGGAAAGGAAGCGGCTCGCAGACAACAATGAGCACCGGGTTTTTTGGAAGAAATGGGGCCCCTATCTGAGCGAGCGGCAATGGGGCACGGTCCGAGAAGACTACAGTGAAAACGGGACGGCCTGGGAGGACTTCCCGCACGACCATGCCCGGTCCCGAGCCTACCGTTGGGGAGAAGACGGGATCGCCGGCATTTCGGACATCAACCAGGACCTCTGTTTCGCTCTGGCGCTCTGGAACGGGCAGGACGAGATCCTGAAGGAGAGGCTGTTCGGCCTGACCGGCAACGAGGGCAATCACGGCGAGGACGTCAAAGAGCTCTATTATTATCTGGACAACACGCCGACCCATTCTTACATGAAATATCTCTACAAATATCCCCATGAGCGGTTCCCCTATGAAGAGCTCAGAGCTGAGAACCGTAGGCGGTCGAAGACCGAGCCCGAATACGAGCTGCTCGACACCGGCCTTTTCGACCACAACGCCTATTTCGACGTCTTCGTGGAGTACGCCAAGCGGGAATTCGATGACATGTTCATCAAGATCGCCGTCTTCAATCGCGGAGCCGAGGCGGCAGAGATCACCGTGCTTCCCACGCTCTGGTTCCGGAACACCTGGTCCTTCGGCAAGATCAAGAAGAAGCCTTCCATTCGAGAGATCCCTGCCGGCGGGAACGTCCGGGCCCTCCGGGCCGAACACGAGACGCTGGGCCGCACGTTCCTCTTCGGGCAGAGCGCGGATGACGTCCTGTTCACGGAAAACGAGACCAACTACGAGCGGCTCTTCGGCGTCAATAATCCGAGTCCTCGGACGAAAGACGCCTTCCACTCTATCATCGTCCACGGCCAACCGCCGAACCCGCCGGACTCTAAAGAAGGGACAAAGGCCGCCTTTGTCTACCGACTCACCGTTCCGGCCGGCGGGGATCGGACGATCTGGTTGAGATTCGCCGCTCAGAATTCCGAAGACGACCCTTTCCACGATACCGAAGCCGTTCTCAAAGCCCGGCTGTCCGAGGCGGATGCGTTTTATGCGCCTTTTGTTCCGCCCGGCGCCGGTCCCGATGCGGCTCTCGTCCAACGCCAGGCCTTCGCCGGACTCCTGTGGTCGAAACAATATTACAACTACGAGATCGAAACCTGGCTCCGGGGCGACCCCGGGCAGCCCCGGCCGCCGGAATCCAGAAAGCGGGGTCGGAACGCCGACTGGCCCTATCTCTTTAATCGCGATGTCATCAGCATGCCCGACAAGTGGGAATACCCCTGGTATGCGACATGGGATCTCGCTTTTCACTGTGTCTCTCTCGCCCTGATCGACCCCCACGATGCCAAGAGACAGCTCATTCTGTTTCTGAGGGAATGGTATATGCATCCGAACGGCCAGCTCCCGGCCTACGAGTGGGCCCTCGGAGATGTCAATCCTCCCGTCCATGCCTGGGCCTGCCTGCGCGTCTACGAAATCGAAAGGGAGATGACGGGGCGAGGAGACGTCGCATTCCTGAAACGGACCTTCCACAAACTCCTGCTCAACTTCACATGGTGGGTCAATCGCAAAGACCTCGAAGGGCGCAACATCTTCCAAGGCGGGTTCCTGGGCCTCGACAACATCGGAATCTTCGACCGAAGCCGGCCTTTGCCGACGGGCGGGCATCTCGAGCAGGCCGACGCCACAGGTTGGATGGCGATGTACGCATTGAATATGATGGTCATCGCCCTGGAGATCGCCGCGACCGATCCGGCCTATGAGGACGTGGCCTCCAAGTTCTTCGAACACTTCGCTCACATCGCCGAAGCTTTCAACAGCTGGGGCGGCGAAGACCGGGTCCGGCTCTGGAATGAAGAGGACGGTTTCTTCTACGACGCCGTCCACTCCGACGACGGCCGCTCGATCGAGCTGAAAATCCGGTCTCTCGTCGGCATCATCCCTCTGTATGCCGTGGCCGTCATGGATTCCTCCATTTTGACGAAGTTCCCGGGATTCGCGAAGCGGCTGCGCTGGTTCCGCGAGAACCGCAAGGCCCTGGACAAGAGCCTCGTCGTCGAAGAGATCTCCGGCGTCGAGACGATCCTCTTCTCCCTGCTCAAGAGGGATCACCTCGCCCGCATCCTCAAACGGGTTCTGGACGAAAAGGAATTTCTGGCCCCGGGCGGCATTCGGTCCCTATCCAAAGAACATCGGGATCGCCCCTTTTCGCTGTCCCTGCCCGGTGGTCGCTTCAGCATCCCCTATGAGCCGGGGGAATCGACAAGCTCTCTCTTTGGAGGAAACTCCAACTGGCGGGGCCCGATCTGGATGCCGACCAACTATCTTCTGATCGAATCTCTCAAGCTATTCGGACACTATTTCGGCGATTCTTTTCAGGTTGAGTGCCCCACAGGGTCGGGGCAGACAGCCGAGCTGGGAGAGGTCGCCCGCCGGCTGGCCCATCGGCTTTGCAGCATCTTTTTCGAAGACGACAAAGGCCGCCGCCCGATCCACGGCCGTGAGACCCGTTATGCCGACGACCCCTATTTTCGGAATCTGGTCCTTTTCTACGAACATTTCCATGGAGACACATGCAGGGGGATCGGAGCCTCTCATCAAACAGGCTGGACGGCCCTGATCGCCAACCTCATCAAGGAGACCGGTTGA
- the pgl gene encoding 6-phosphogluconolactonase, translating to MVEYVRDAEVLRFDRLDNANRALAERLAEVAVETVRNRERFTLALAGGSTPRGLYECLAAHYQKRIPWDRTHLFWGDERWVPKTDQASNYRMAHDTLISRIPVPAVNVHPMPVDIGPPAEVALAYEKILRKFFESSDRDTPEKTFDVFLLGVGADGHTASLFPEDPVLEERTRWVRSVTAPGAMTPRKRITLTLPPIIVSRYAFVLAAGPEKAGVVDLLLRNPDEARRRFPAARVRTRAGSTWFVATKR from the coding sequence ATGGTTGAATACGTGAGGGATGCCGAAGTCTTACGATTCGACCGGCTCGACAACGCAAATCGGGCCCTGGCCGAACGCCTCGCCGAAGTCGCCGTCGAGACCGTCCGGAATCGGGAACGATTCACCCTCGCCCTCGCCGGAGGTTCGACTCCGCGAGGGCTTTACGAATGTCTCGCCGCGCATTATCAAAAGCGGATCCCCTGGGACCGGACTCATCTCTTTTGGGGAGACGAGCGCTGGGTTCCCAAGACGGATCAGGCAAGCAACTATCGCATGGCTCATGATACTCTGATTTCAAGAATTCCCGTCCCGGCTGTAAATGTCCACCCCATGCCTGTCGATATCGGGCCGCCCGCCGAAGTCGCGCTTGCGTACGAGAAGATCCTGAGAAAATTCTTTGAGTCAAGCGACAGGGACACCCCGGAGAAGACTTTTGATGTGTTTCTGCTCGGCGTCGGGGCGGACGGTCACACGGCCTCGCTGTTTCCTGAAGACCCCGTCCTCGAAGAGCGAACACGGTGGGTCCGAAGCGTAACGGCGCCCGGCGCCATGACCCCGCGGAAGAGGATCACGCTCACTCTGCCTCCCATTATCGTTTCCCGATACGCCTTTGTTCTTGCCGCGGGTCCGGAAAAAGCCGGGGTGGTCGACCTCCTCCTCCGGAATCCCGATGAAGCCCGGCGGCGATTTCCCGCAGCCCGAGTCCGAACACGGGCGGGATCGACATGGTTTGTTGCCACGAAGAGATAA
- a CDS encoding ROK family protein: MNAPIQYPKIMPSDLFLQGIMQPNYDLQFSVIFERRTMKEIKTLGIDLGGTKVETALIDERGRVLSSHREPTHPDRGPKRIIDDIVNCIDKCLDKGAGRATALGIGVAGQVDKEGVVRASPNLGWTDVPLKSLLEAKTGLPVAVINDVRAALWGEWRHGAGRGTDDLVVVFVGTGIGGGVVSGGRVLEGCGNAAGELGHMVIVRDGRKCHCPNHGCLEAYAGGWAIAERAQASVRSDPVAGQRLVSLAGSVEDITAETVARAFGAQDALARRLIEETADLLGQGLVGVVNAFNPCRLVLGGGVIEGLPEMISIIEKTVRSRALEAASEGLMIVRAALGTQAGTIGAAALARERT; encoded by the coding sequence TTGAATGCTCCCATTCAATATCCTAAAATCATGCCGTCGGATTTGTTTCTCCAGGGAATCATGCAACCGAATTACGACCTGCAGTTTTCCGTCATTTTTGAAAGGCGGACGATGAAAGAGATAAAAACTCTCGGCATAGACCTGGGAGGGACAAAAGTCGAGACGGCCCTTATCGATGAACGGGGCCGGGTCCTGTCCTCCCATCGAGAGCCGACTCATCCGGACCGCGGGCCGAAAAGGATCATCGACGATATCGTCAACTGCATCGATAAGTGCCTGGACAAGGGTGCCGGGCGGGCCACAGCCCTGGGCATCGGCGTTGCCGGCCAAGTCGACAAAGAGGGCGTCGTCCGGGCCTCTCCGAACCTCGGCTGGACCGATGTTCCTCTCAAATCGCTTCTCGAAGCCAAAACCGGGTTGCCCGTTGCCGTCATCAACGACGTGCGAGCCGCCCTCTGGGGGGAATGGCGTCATGGCGCCGGACGGGGCACCGACGATCTGGTTGTCGTCTTCGTCGGAACGGGCATTGGCGGGGGGGTCGTCAGCGGCGGCCGGGTCCTCGAAGGCTGCGGGAACGCCGCCGGAGAGCTCGGTCATATGGTCATCGTCCGGGACGGGAGGAAATGCCATTGCCCCAACCACGGCTGCCTGGAAGCCTACGCGGGCGGCTGGGCCATCGCCGAACGAGCGCAGGCCTCAGTCCGCTCCGACCCGGTCGCGGGACAACGCCTGGTCTCCCTGGCCGGAAGCGTCGAAGACATCACGGCGGAGACCGTTGCCCGGGCGTTCGGTGCACAAGACGCCCTGGCCCGGCGGCTGATCGAGGAAACGGCGGACCTCCTCGGCCAAGGTCTAGTCGGCGTCGTCAATGCTTTCAACCCCTGTCGCCTTGTCCTCGGCGGCGGTGTCATCGAGGGGCTCCCCGAAATGATCTCTATTATTGAGAAGACCGTCCGCAGCCGGGCTCTCGAAGCGGCGTCGGAAGGGCTGATGATCGTCCGCGCGGCATTGGGGACACAGGCCGGGACCATCGGAGCGGCCGCCCTGGCCCGGGAGAGAACATAA
- a CDS encoding SDR family oxidoreductase: MENTLSERLSGQTAVVTGASSGIGQSVAMALARAGANVVINYGTRREPAEQMAVDLTKEGRQAMTFQADVSREDQVARMFQAAIARFGTVHILVNNAGIQKDSPVVSMSLADWQKVIDINLTGQFLCAREAAREFLRRGVQPEISSAAGKIICISSVHEIIPWANHANYAASKGGVLLLMKTLAQELAPHKIRVNSIAPGAVKTAINRSAWSTPEGREGMMKLIPYGRLGEPGDIAAAAVWLAGDDSDYVNGTTIFVDGGMTLYPGFTSGG, encoded by the coding sequence GTGGAAAACACCCTGTCTGAGAGATTGTCGGGTCAAACCGCGGTCGTCACCGGAGCGAGCTCGGGGATCGGCCAAAGCGTCGCCATGGCCCTGGCCCGGGCCGGGGCCAACGTGGTCATCAACTACGGCACCCGGCGCGAGCCCGCGGAGCAAATGGCCGTCGACCTCACGAAAGAGGGCCGCCAGGCCATGACGTTCCAGGCGGACGTCAGCCGGGAGGACCAGGTCGCCCGCATGTTCCAAGCCGCGATCGCACGCTTCGGCACCGTCCACATCCTCGTCAACAACGCGGGCATCCAGAAGGATTCCCCGGTCGTTTCGATGAGCCTCGCGGATTGGCAGAAAGTGATCGACATCAACCTCACCGGGCAGTTCCTCTGTGCCCGGGAGGCGGCCCGCGAGTTCCTGCGCCGGGGCGTTCAGCCGGAGATCTCCTCGGCGGCGGGAAAGATCATCTGTATCAGCTCGGTCCACGAGATCATTCCCTGGGCCAACCACGCCAACTACGCCGCTTCCAAGGGCGGTGTCCTCCTCCTCATGAAGACGCTGGCCCAGGAGCTCGCCCCTCACAAGATCCGCGTCAACAGCATCGCACCCGGGGCTGTCAAGACCGCGATCAACCGTTCCGCCTGGTCGACGCCGGAGGGGCGCGAGGGGATGATGAAATTGATCCCGTACGGGCGGCTCGGAGAACCGGGCGACATCGCGGCCGCCGCGGTCTGGCTGGCCGGCGACGACTCGGACTACGTCAACGGAACGACGATCTTCGTCGACGGCGGCATGACCCTTTATCCGGGCTTTACCTCGGGAGGGTGA
- the gnd gene encoding decarboxylating 6-phosphogluconate dehydrogenase, whose protein sequence is MELAVIGLGRMGGNMAERLAAGGHRVIGYARHAETIEAAEKKGIVGASSLEDLVSHMAPPRVIWIMIPVGKPIDETLETLVPMLAPDDVIIDGGNSFYKDTMRRALELREKKIHYVDCGTSGGIWGLKEGYSLMIGGEEDAVRHLRPIFETLAPAPDKGWGHVGPSGAGHFVKMIHNGIEYGLMQAYAEGYALMKGKTEFDLDLHRISEIWRFGSVVRSWLLDLAAEALAEDHGLDAVLPYVSDSGEGRWTVMEAIEQGQTAPVITLSLMQRFHSQDSFGFADRVLAVLRKKFGGHEIKKKE, encoded by the coding sequence ATGGAACTTGCCGTCATCGGACTCGGCCGCATGGGCGGCAACATGGCCGAACGACTTGCAGCCGGAGGTCACCGGGTCATCGGTTACGCCCGCCATGCCGAGACGATCGAAGCCGCCGAGAAAAAAGGCATTGTCGGAGCCTCTTCCCTGGAGGATCTCGTGTCACACATGGCTCCGCCGCGGGTGATCTGGATCATGATCCCCGTAGGAAAGCCCATTGACGAGACCCTTGAAACCCTTGTCCCGATGCTGGCGCCCGACGACGTCATCATCGACGGCGGCAACTCCTTTTACAAGGACACGATGCGCAGGGCTTTGGAGCTGCGGGAGAAGAAGATCCATTATGTGGACTGCGGGACAAGCGGGGGGATCTGGGGCCTCAAGGAAGGCTACAGTTTGATGATCGGCGGCGAAGAAGATGCCGTTCGGCATCTCCGTCCCATCTTCGAAACTCTGGCCCCCGCCCCGGATAAGGGCTGGGGACATGTCGGACCTTCCGGGGCCGGTCATTTCGTCAAAATGATCCACAACGGCATCGAATACGGGCTGATGCAGGCCTATGCGGAGGGTTACGCCCTCATGAAAGGCAAAACCGAGTTCGACTTGGATCTCCACCGAATCTCCGAGATCTGGCGATTCGGGAGCGTCGTCCGATCCTGGCTCCTCGACCTCGCGGCGGAAGCCCTTGCTGAAGATCATGGTTTGGACGCCGTTTTGCCTTATGTCTCCGATTCCGGAGAGGGACGTTGGACCGTGATGGAGGCGATCGAGCAAGGTCAAACGGCGCCGGTCATCACTCTTTCTCTCATGCAGCGTTTCCACTCGCAGGACAGCTTCGGCTTTGCGGACAGGGTTCTGGCCGTCCTTCGGAAAAAGTTCGGCGGCCACGAGATTAAAAAGAAGGAATAG
- the arsS gene encoding arsenosugar biosynthesis radical SAM protein ArsS (Some members of this family are selenoproteins.) yields MSSFATRVQSECRSDLTAAGIGIIQVNVGLKCNLSCRHCHLECGPERWESMSRPVMRTVLSAADRVKPELVDITGGAPELHPQIRDFIRALRESGNAVQLRTNLTVLSEPGLEDLPEFLKENRVRLVASLPCYLEENVCAQRGRGVYGKSVEMLTRLNARGYGRSPELPLILVYNPGGPFLPPNQFELEKDYRRELDSRFGIAFTELLTITNMPLGRFWETLKQEMKDGEYMKLLHDRFNCRTVDNLMCRRQISIGWDGTLYDCDFNMVLGLPIGGGLPRKIEHFEPERYAARKIRTGDHCFGCTAGFGSSCGGALAAGKN; encoded by the coding sequence ATGAGCTCTTTTGCAACCCGCGTTCAATCCGAATGCCGATCGGATCTCACCGCCGCCGGGATCGGCATCATCCAAGTCAATGTCGGGCTCAAGTGCAATCTGAGCTGCCGTCACTGCCATCTGGAATGCGGTCCGGAACGGTGGGAGTCCATGTCCCGGCCCGTCATGAGGACCGTGCTTTCGGCGGCCGATCGTGTGAAGCCGGAACTGGTCGACATTACGGGAGGCGCTCCCGAACTCCACCCGCAGATCAGGGATTTCATCCGGGCGCTTCGTGAAAGCGGGAATGCAGTCCAACTCCGGACGAACCTCACGGTGCTGTCAGAGCCGGGCTTGGAGGACCTGCCGGAATTCCTGAAAGAAAACCGTGTCCGTCTCGTCGCCTCCCTTCCCTGCTATCTCGAAGAGAACGTCTGCGCACAGAGAGGCCGCGGCGTCTACGGGAAGAGCGTCGAAATGCTGACCCGGCTCAATGCTCGCGGTTACGGCCGATCGCCGGAGCTGCCCTTGATACTCGTTTATAATCCCGGCGGACCATTTCTTCCGCCGAACCAGTTCGAACTCGAAAAGGACTACCGCCGGGAACTCGACAGCCGATTCGGCATCGCCTTTACGGAACTTCTGACGATCACCAACATGCCCCTCGGGCGATTCTGGGAGACTCTGAAACAGGAGATGAAGGATGGAGAGTACATGAAACTCCTCCACGACAGGTTCAATTGCCGGACAGTCGACAATCTGATGTGCCGCCGTCAAATCAGTATCGGCTGGGATGGAACCCTTTATGACTGCGATTTCAACATGGTCCTCGGACTGCCCATCGGCGGCGGGTTGCCCCGCAAGATCGAACATTTCGAACCGGAAAGGTATGCCGCAAGAAAAATTCGGACCGGAGATCACTGTTTCGGCTGCACGGCCGGATTCGGATCCTCCTGCGGAGGCGCGCTTGCCGCCGGAAAGAACTGA
- the zwf gene encoding glucose-6-phosphate dehydrogenase codes for MADKTIDPHVFVIFGATGDLAQKKLIPALYELIRQAHLEKTCRILGVGSKDIGDDGFRKKTTEALTQAGFSKAEAGAWCSACIHYQPVDLSSAGNAVLSSRIADLEKTYRLPGNRTFYLALPPPLFPDAIRHIGDSGLNRSHGWTRLVVEKPFGRDGATAGDLNRLIFKYFDEPQIFRIDHYLGKETVQNLLVFRFANTIFESLWNRDRIGSVEITAAETIGVEDRARYYDGAGALRDIIQNHLTQLLALVAMEPPALFDPESIRNEKLKVLQSIGPLEPESAVFGQYTTGEIDGHAARSYREEPGVRADSITETYVAIRVRIDNWRWQGVPFFLRTGKRLARRLTRIAVNFRRPPVCMFKSSGGCRIEPNRLVISVQPDEGFRLFFDIKEPGEPLRLRTEDLRFRYAEAFGKLPEAYQTLLRDVLTGDPTLFVRSDEVETSWRLYAPLLEKRSLPSFYQAGSWGPAEADALIVRDGQSWLNT; via the coding sequence GTGGCGGACAAAACGATCGATCCTCATGTTTTCGTGATCTTCGGGGCGACCGGGGATCTGGCCCAAAAAAAGCTCATCCCGGCCCTGTACGAATTGATCCGGCAAGCCCACCTTGAAAAGACCTGTCGAATTCTCGGGGTCGGCTCCAAAGACATCGGCGATGACGGTTTCCGAAAAAAAACCACGGAAGCTCTGACGCAGGCCGGCTTTTCCAAGGCTGAAGCCGGGGCCTGGTGCTCCGCCTGCATTCACTATCAACCGGTGGACCTTTCTTCCGCCGGCAACGCCGTTCTGTCTTCGCGCATCGCGGATCTTGAAAAGACGTATCGTTTGCCGGGAAACCGGACCTTTTATCTCGCACTCCCCCCACCCCTTTTCCCCGACGCCATCCGGCACATCGGCGACTCGGGCCTGAACAGAAGCCACGGCTGGACCCGGCTCGTCGTTGAAAAACCGTTCGGCCGGGACGGAGCCACAGCCGGGGATTTAAACAGATTGATCTTCAAGTATTTCGATGAACCTCAGATCTTCCGCATCGACCACTACCTCGGAAAGGAGACGGTCCAAAACCTTCTCGTGTTCCGGTTCGCCAACACCATCTTCGAATCGCTGTGGAACCGGGACAGGATCGGCAGCGTGGAAATCACCGCCGCCGAGACGATCGGCGTCGAAGATCGGGCCCGCTATTATGACGGCGCGGGAGCCTTGCGCGACATCATCCAGAACCACCTGACGCAGCTCCTGGCCCTTGTCGCGATGGAACCGCCGGCCCTCTTCGATCCGGAGTCGATCCGGAACGAGAAACTCAAGGTCCTCCAGTCCATCGGGCCCCTGGAGCCGGAATCCGCGGTCTTCGGCCAATACACCACCGGGGAGATCGACGGACATGCCGCCAGGAGTTACCGGGAAGAACCGGGTGTCCGTGCGGATTCCATCACGGAAACCTATGTGGCCATTCGAGTCCGAATCGACAACTGGCGGTGGCAGGGCGTTCCCTTTTTCCTCCGGACCGGAAAACGCCTGGCCCGCCGCTTGACCCGGATCGCCGTAAACTTCCGGCGCCCCCCCGTCTGTATGTTCAAGTCTTCCGGCGGTTGCCGGATCGAGCCCAACCGGCTGGTGATCTCGGTCCAGCCCGATGAGGGGTTTCGTCTCTTTTTTGATATCAAGGAACCCGGAGAGCCCTTGCGACTGAGGACCGAAGACCTGCGTTTTCGTTATGCCGAGGCCTTCGGGAAATTGCCGGAAGCCTATCAGACACTCCTCAGGGATGTCCTCACCGGCGACCCAACCCTCTTTGTCAGATCGGACGAGGTGGAAACGTCATGGAGACTCTATGCGCCTCTGCTTGAAAAACGCTCTCTCCCGTCCTTTTATCAAGCGGGCTCCTGGGGACCGGCCGAGGCCGACGCGCTGATCGTCCGGGACGGACAGTCATGGTTGAATACGTGA